GGCTCCGGCGATCACGAGTTCGTCGCGCACGTAGCCGAGCGTGACGCCACTGGTGGGCACGACGTCGAGGCCGGGCCAGACGCCGGGAACGATGACGTCGCGGATGGTCTCAGGTGCGCGCGAGCTGAGCGCGTCGGCAAGGCCGGCCTGGTCCTCCCCTACATCCTCGGCCGCGGCGATCGTCGTCAGGTTGCCTTGTGGGTCGTTGTCGACGGCGAGCACGCGCCGGCCTGCACGCACCGCGGCGCGCGCCAGGTGAAACGTGGTCGTGGACTTGCCGACGCCGCCCTTCTGGTTGCAGAGGGCGAAGATTCGAGCGGTCACGTTGGTTACCTCCAATGGGTCTAATAGTACTGTTACCGTCACGTCATGCTGCTGCGTTGTGTGCGCGTGGCGTGACAGGGCCGGGGAGCTGTCGGGCAGCTCCCCGGCCCTGCTTCGACTCAGAACGGGGTGTCGTCGTTGGTGTCGGCGGCGGCCGTCGCGCGCTGGACGGTGACGCTCTGTCCGCGCAGGCTCACACCGATTTCGTCGGCGCGGACCTCGTGCTGAAGCCGGGTTCCCTGCTCGCCCTTGTACTCGGTGATGCGGTAGCCGCCGGAGAAGGTAACGCGGATGTTTCCGCCTGCCTCGGCCGCGTCCACGAGGTTCTGCGCCTGGTTGCCGCTCACGGCGACGTCGTAGGCCGTGGCCGGACCGTCGCTGTAGGAGCCATCCGACTGACGGATGCGGTCGCTGACGATGACGCGGGCGTAGGTGTACGGGCCGTGCTCCCCCTCCCGGAGCGTGGGCGTCTCGGCCAGGTTTCCAGTGCGAGTGATGTAGCTCATTTCGATTCCTCCCAGAATGATGGTGCCTCTAACAGTACTGTTGGGGTTTATAGAGTTGCAATGACCTAGTAGCGCTCGACCTCCATCTCTCGGCCGTCCATCTGGGGCGGGTACAGCACCCACTCGATGCCGCTGACCGGGTTGGGGTTCTCGACGCGGACGCCGCGCACGGGCGAGCCGAACTCGATCGGCCCCAGCTCGTCGGTGACGCGCAGCGGCGTGCGGTAGATGCGGCCGCCGTGGCTGAGGATGCGGTCCCCGATCCGCAGGTCTGCGAGTCGAGTGACGATGATCTTGGACATGGCTTCTCCTATGGAGTGATCTAACGGTAATAGTACTGTTAGGGTCGTTGGGGCTGTTTTATGTTCCTGCTGGTTCGTGCCGGTGGATGTCGACTGGGCTACTTATGGCCCTTCGTTCACCTCTAATAGTACTATTACCGGCGTTGGGGGTCAAGTCACTGGCAGCTGTCACATTGCAGGGCTTCCATCGGGTCGATGGGCACCACGTACTCGGCCGCAGGGGAGCGGTAGTGGGCATCGCCTTCGTCGTCGCCCGCGGCGTGCGCCTCGATCCACATGTCCGCGCTGGCTGGCTCCCCGATCGCTCGAAGCATCCCCGCCAGGGCCTCGACCTCGCCGCAGCTCAGGGTCGGCCCCAGGTCGCCTGCCATGTCTCCGGCGGAGAACACCGCCGCGAATCGAGTGACGTCGCTGGTGTTGGTAATGAGTGTGCTCATCGCTTCTCTCCCTCTCCCTCTCCCTCATGTTGTTTTGCCGGGAAGGCACGTAGTGCCGTTCAGGGAGAGCGGTTGGAGTGCAACCCGCAGGGCGGCGGGGGAGAGAATTTCCGCGCGAAATAAGGGAGCTTGCGACCGCGTGCGGAAAATCTCGGCGGAGCTGGCTCCCGCAGGGAGCTTGCGCGGAGGCCGCCGACCGTAGAATGCCGCAGGCTTCCCGGCAAAAGACAGGGGCCGAAGGCCGTACAGTCGGCCGGCTCCGTCCGGCCGTCCGTTGTCGGCGCCGGCTCCGTCCGGCGCCGACCGCTCTGGACGGTGTTCAGTCGAAGCCGGGGCCGAAATTGTCGGTCCAGCATTGCGGATGAATGCCGGTTCGGATCAGCTCGCGTTCCGCGGCCGGCCTCGCGGGGGCGGCGTCCTGAATCAGCGCGCCCGCGCGCAGCGCGGCGGCTTCCGCGGCCGTGAGCTCGACGACGCTCGACCGGTGACAAAACATGCATGCGGGTGTGGTGTGCGTCTCGGTGGTCATGAGTCCTCCAATAGTGGTGTTGGGGTTAGTCGGCGGCGAGGTCGTAGCCGCCGAGCGGAGAGCGGCCGGGGACGTGGCGGCGTCCGTGCTCGCCGCGCTCGGTGAGGATCGGGACGCCGGGCCGCTGCCAGGCGGCCGGATAGGTGGCGGTGACCCATGCGGCGACGGCCGCGATCCGCTGCTTGTTCTCGAACCGGGCGAGCTTGCGGGGGAGGATCGGCAGCTCGCGCCATCCGGGGAGGGCGTGGTCGTGCCACGCCTCGACGGCGGCGCTCTCGTTGTCGGTGATGACGTGCCAGGCGCAGCGCGGGCAGTTGGCCTGATACCGGCCGCCGCCGGGCAGCGGGGCGGCGCTGTGGTCGTGGTCAACCTCACGGCACCAGGCGTCCGCGGTGAACATGTGCAGCTCGTGACCCTCGGTGACGGTCGGGCCGTCCAAGTAGTAGGCGCGGTGCCACATGTGGCTGCGGGGGATGCAGCCGAAGTGCCCGTGCTCGGCGCAATAGCGCTCGAACGCGGCGACCAGGGCGGCGGGTTCGTAGTAGTCCGCCGTGTAGCTGAGGGGCGCGCCATCCCAGGGGGTGGCGGCGACCGCCTCGCGCTCGAATTCGGCCAGGTCGAACAGGGTGGGCTCACCGGTCATTGCAGTTACCTCCAACAGTACTATTAGGGTCAGGCGGTGGCGAGCTCGGCCGCGGGCTCGGTGAGCGCGTCCGCGAGGGTGTGCGCGGCGCGCAGGACGTTGGCCGCGGTGGCCTTGATGGTGTCGGAGTCGCAGTTGCTCCACCCGGCGACGTAGCCGACGCTGTAGGCGCTGGTGTCCAGTCCGAGAATGCCGGCGACGACGTAGGCGACGCTCTCGGCTTCGGTTTCCTTCACGCCGCGGTGCTCGAT
This window of the Leifsonia shinshuensis genome carries:
- a CDS encoding single-stranded DNA-binding protein, with the protein product MSYITRTGNLAETPTLREGEHGPYTYARVIVSDRIRQSDGSYSDGPATAYDVAVSGNQAQNLVDAAEAGGNIRVTFSGGYRITEYKGEQGTRLQHEVRADEIGVSLRGQSVTVQRATAAADTNDDTPF
- a CDS encoding DUF6349 family protein translates to MTGEPTLFDLAEFEREAVAATPWDGAPLSYTADYYEPAALVAAFERYCAEHGHFGCIPRSHMWHRAYYLDGPTVTEGHELHMFTADAWCREVDHDHSAAPLPGGGRYQANCPRCAWHVITDNESAAVEAWHDHALPGWRELPILPRKLARFENKQRIAAVAAWVTATYPAAWQRPGVPILTERGEHGRRHVPGRSPLGGYDLAAD